CCCATCCTGACTGCCGTCATCCCCGTCGATTGAGTGGTGTGCTATCAGGCTTCGGATACCAGGATCAGCACCTGTTATTGCAGGCCGGTAAAGCTCAGGCCAGTCTCGCGCACTACCGTCGCGGCCCCCGTGGAGGTGTTGAGCGTCAGCACCTGCCCCCTGCCCGTCAGCCCATACAGGACGCTGCCCCGGAACTTCAGGGCGAATACGTCGGTCTTGCCCGTCCCGCCGATCGCGGTGGCCTTGCCTGTGGTTGGGTCGATGCGGGCCAGCGAGTCGGAAGTCGCCAGATTGGGGCGGACTGTGCCGTAGAGCTGCCCGGCGTCGTTGAACGCCAGATCTCCGCTGGAGAGAAGTCCCATCGGCCCAACGAGGGTGGCCCGCCCCGTGGAACTGTTGACCGTGTAGAACTGACCGCCCGTGGACGCGCCGTAGAGGTTGCCTGCGCCATCGGCAGCTAAGGCGTTGATGTTGTCGTTTGCGCCCAGTGCACCGACGGTACTGACCGCTCCATCGGTCAGGCTGATCCGGACCAGACTGCTGGAGGTCAAACCGTACAGTTCGGTCCCGGCCAGGGCCACATCGGTCAGGGAGCCGCTGAGATTCAGATCAAACTTTTTCTCGTCTTGACCATTCCCGATCAGGACAATGCTGTACAGCGCGTTGCCGGTCACGGCGTAAGCCCGGGCATCCGGGTGGTTATCGTCTGCTATCGGCGGCGGGGTTCCACCCCCACAGGCAGACAGGATGAGGGTGGCGGTGACGGACAGCAAAGCAATTTTCTTCAAGGTAATCCTCCACCGTCCGTATAGCATCTCGATTCCGGATGCTCAGACAGATTTGCCAGACTCCAATGCCTCAGCAACGCAGGGCACGCATTCGGATAAGGTGCGCTAGTTCGCCGCCGAGCGAGCGAGGCAAACAAAGAAGCCCCACCCGCCCACGCCAAAGCGCAGGGAGGTGGGGGCTTTCAGATCGAGCGGGCTGTGACTATTTACACCTCCCTCCATCCAGCCGGTGCGTATAGTGACCGCGTCGGCAAAATGTACGTTCGCTTCCTATCCTGTGATTCACCCAGGGGGTCTTATGTCGTTGTCCCGTACCCTGCCCGTCACCCTGACGCTCAGCCTTCTGCTCGCCGCCTGCGGTCAGCAGACCACGACTGTTGATTCCGTCGTGGCTGCCCCCAGCAACCAGGCCCCCACCAGTGCCCAGGCGCAGACGAACGCCGCACTGGACACGTTTGCACGCCAGCTCGCCGTGTCCCTCACGGAACCGGGCGTGCGTTCCCTGATCGCAGAGCAGACGGCCCTGGCGTTCGATGGGGACACCGAAGCCCTATACACCTCGCTGGCCTCACAGTCCACTGGCACCAAGACGTTCGCGCAGGCGCTGTCGTCCGGGCTGAGCGCGCAAAGCCTGAACACCCTGGCAGCACAGGTCCCGAAGTTGAACATCGCGGTGCGCGGCGGCAAGTGGGATCACGCGGGCGTGACTCCATGGGTGGCCGTCTCACCTGAAGGGGGCGATGAATTTGCTCCGGTGGTGGCGTACGACGCCCAGGGCCGGGCGCATCAGCTCGACAGCCGTAAGGCACCAGCGATGCCAGTGGTGGTGGTGGGCGTGAACGAGCGGGTGGACGACACGGGCGCGCTGTTGCCGGAGTCTCTCCCTATCCCGGTGCAAAGGACCGGCAACCTCACAGCCCAGGGCTGTTACTCGGTGAAACTGGTGCGGGTTGATCTCTACGACGATAAGGAACCCTGGACGAGAGGGAAGGCTGAAATCTATGTGGCCGTCAGTGGCCCAGGCATCGGGTGGCGCGGCCACATGCGGATGATCACCGAACCAGGGGATTACCTCGATGCCATTCAGGCGTTTGGCTGTACAGACGGTGACGTTCGCTTTTACTGGTATGAGGCCGACGGCGGCAGTGAGAACCATGCGATTTCGGTGGGTCCGTGGTCTTTTGGGATCAGCAACGATTCGAGCGATGATTTCCTGGGCAGTACCACGATGCGTAAATCCTTGTTCGAAGGCACGTCCGTTGATGCGACACCTCTTGGAGACCTGAAGCAGTACACCCACTGACCGAGGGGGACCATTCCATCAGACAACAAGCCCCCACCCGCAGCCGAAGGGCCGGGTGGGGGCTTTGGACTCAAGAGGAGACTAGGCAGCAAGCCAAAAGTGAGCCACAGCCTAAAACCTGGGCCGTGGCTCACTCAATTCAAGAGCGTGAATTAGGGCTGGGCCTTCGCAGGAGATCAGCGGGTGGTGGGTGGCACGGGTGCAGGACTGAATGAAAAAGCCCCACCTGCCTACGCCGGGGGGCATATAGCGAGGCAGAGACCACCTGACGTCCACCGGGCACCAGATCCTATTTCTTTTCCCTAAATTGACTTGCGATGAAGCTTCTAGCTTGTTTTGGCCCCACCACTGCGCATGTTGCAACCATGATTTTCCGATTGGCAGGATTGAAGACTTCGTAGTCTAAAGACCATGGGGGCTCAAGGCGTTCTAATGCCGAGGTCATTTGCTCCATGGTAAATACATCCATGCTGCCAGGAATTTGATCCTTAAGAAGATCCCTTTTGTAGAGAACACTCTGGCACTCCTTGACAAATTCCTCGCCTCTATCTCCGAATTGCGAGAATATGAATACTACGAATATGACCGCAACAATAAATATCATGATCGGGTGATTCTCGGCCTGATCAACCTCGGGCTGGTTTACCTTCTCCATAAGACGACACCAGCTTGGCACGCATGTCATTACGGTTTCCCTCCAGAACAGCGGATGACCAACGAACAGCACTGAGACAAGGAAAGCCCCACGCGGCGGTGGGGCGGTCAAGCCTGTCTTCACCCGGACAGACCCTGGTTGTGGGGTACGACAAGCGTAAGCCTGCGTACTGTTAAAAGGCTATGACGTTTGCCCCTGATACAAAAAAGCCCCACACAGTGTTGGGGCCAATTCCCGCCTCACATCGGCAGGGCCTGCTTATGGATAGAGGGTAATTCGCCAAATGTCACAAGAGCATGAACGTCTTTCCTGGCGACTCAACATAAAAGCCGCCCGGTGAAGGGCGGCATGCAAGTAAGGGCAGGATGGCGGCCTCGGTTTGGCAAAAGGTTGGCCCGCAACCCCACGACGAGCACGGGCCTCAGCAATCCTACATTAGACCACTTGCAACGGACGCCTGCAGACCATCTACCAATCGCCTGTGCTGTCCGTTACTTGGCCATCGACGGGGCAAAGTCCGCGTCAGTCGCGGGCCGTCCCAGCGTGTCGTCATCCAGCGGAATCACCGGCGCAGCAGGCGCGGGCACCTTATCTGGCCCGAACACTTTCAGGAACGCACTTTCGATCAGGGCTTTCACCCCATCTCCGGACAGCAGGGGGATGATCCAGGGTTCCACCATGTCTGGCAGCGCCGCCTTGGCCGCAACCACTAGGACTACTTGGGCGATTGCCGCTCGGTCCTGCCCGGCAACGATGCCCTTCAGCTCCTGGGCGGCCTTGACGGTCTCCCCTGCCAGGTCAAAGACGGCGGTGATGTTGAAGCCGCCGCTCAGCAGGCCCTTGGCCGACTCGATTAGCGGCGGCATGTACTTGTCGGTCCAGGACTGTAGGGCGCTCTGGGTGGTGGTGTCAGAAGCCGACAGCGAGAGGGCGGTGGTCAGCATGGCGAGGGTGTTGAACTTGTTCACGGTGGTGCTCCTACGGGCGCGAGAGCGAATTGTCAGCGCTCGAAAGCGCGGCAGACCGTCAGTTGAGGAGCGGCAATGCCGGGATGTTGCCCGGTACCAGCCCGTTGATGTAGATCTCGGTCTTGGCGGTACGGGCGTCCACCGTGATGCCCTGGGCGGGAAACTGGACGATTCGTCCAGTGACGTCCTGACCGTTGACGAGAGTGCGGGTAGGGTTGCCGCGGAGCGCTTGCAGATCCTCGATTCGCCGCTTCGCCCCGCGTGCTTTCAGCCACTCTTCAGGGTGGTGGTAGTGCTCGGTCACAAAGGCTTCACAGACGCGTCGGTCCTTGTAATGCGTGCTCGGCCAGTAACTGATCGGCAACGACACACCTGAGCGTTTGACGTAGAAGTGCAGGTGGGCCTTCATGCCGCTACGTGGCCCGCCCTTCCCGATCTGCCCGATCAGGTCGCCGCCCTGAACCGCCTCCCCGCGCTTTACGTGGATGTCGCGGCAGTGCCAGTAGCCGCTGATCGAGCCGTCGCCGTGCTCGATTTCGATCATGCCGCCGATGTAGCTGTCCCAGCCGATGTTGACCACGATGCCGGTGTCGGTCGCGTGAACTGGGTCACCCAGATCGGTGTCGCCGCCCGTAACGGCGTTGAAGTCACAGGCCGGATGGACGCTGCCTTCGGAGGCGTAGTACAGGGGGTCCATGAAGCCGCACTTTGCCTGCACGGTGTAGGCGGTGGTGGGCGTATTCAGGACTGGGTAGAAGCTGGTCATCGTGTCTCCAGTTCGCGCACCTGCGCTTCGAGCATCCGAATCCGGTCCTGGTCATTCGGGCGCACGATGATGCGCAGCGGCAGCGCCACCAGCGCCAGCAACAACAGTGAGAATCCAACCGTCAACGGCTCCCCCGTGATCTGTCCCACCCCGATCCGCAGGCACAGCCCCACGATGGTCAGCGACAGCCCCACCGCGACAATCCAGTGGTAAGAGCGCACGAAGAACAGCGCGTATCCGCACAGGAAGATCACGGTCAGCCGCGCGAGCACGAAGGCCTGCCAGCCGCCCACCGTGGTCCGTGAGAGGTCCGCCAGTGGGCCAGGAGCAGCAACGGCAATCCAGGCCAGCAAGACCACCAGCCCCAGCCCCACCACATGCCGGGCAGTCATAGGCGGGTGCTGTAGAGGGTTCTGGGCCGCCAGAATTCGGCGGGTCCGTTCACGCCGGGTCATCGTCTTTGCCTCCATCATTGGCTGCCGCCTTTTTGCGCCCCGCCACCGCTTTCGAGAGTCGTCCGGCCCCAGAGCCCAGGTAGTCCAGCAGCGTGTCCAGGCCGTTGACGCTGATCCAGTCGGTCACGCGCGGCCCGAGGATGCCGCCCAACCCGGCCAGCACGAACGTCCCCACAAAGGTCTTGAGGGGCTTGATGTACTCGGGAATCGCCACCGCGAAAGCCGCGCCGATGATGCCCCCCAGCAGCGTGTCCGGAATCAGACTCATCCACGAGCTGAGCGGCACACCGGCCTCGTGTTGCAGCCGCCGGGCGCGCAGGGTGGTCAGCAGGCTCATGATGGCCGCCATGCCCGCCGCATACGCCAGCACCTGCCAGTCCACCCCGGCCAGGATGCTGTCGGTGGGTTTGATGTTTGCCATGTTCAGGCCACCTCATGGCCACATCCAGGGGGCGCGCAGGCCCGGAATCTTGAAGGTGTAGATCTTGCCGGACTCGGCCACCCACTGACCGCGCCAGTACCACGGCACTCCGCGCCAGGTGAACGGCCTGCCAGGACTCAGGACTTCCCAGGGGTACTCGCGCCCCGAGGCCAGCCGCACGACGGCGTATCCGTCCTCGGGGCATTCGGGCACGGTGCGGATGGTGACGTTGTAGATGCCAGGGACGCGGGTGGGTGTGGCGCTGCGGTCCACCCGGCACAGCGTCAGGGCACCCGCGCTGGGGAGCAGCAGGGCGAGAAGAAGCGGAAGGGCGCGGCGCATGAACCCACTGTCGGGGCGAGGGTGACACCCCGCATTCATGCCGACAGTCGCCCGATGGTCAGGTTGGCCGCCACCACACTGTCGAGCCAAGCCTGACGCGCCGCATCCAGCATGGCCTGCGTGATCGGGCCGTCGGGCATCTTGGTGTTCGTGCCCAGCGTGCCCTGCAACACGCCGTTGATGTTCTGCACACTGATGTCGTAGCGAGCGTTGGGATTGGTGGCCGTGGGGATGCTCCAGCCCACAAGGTTGCCATCGGCCAACACTGTTGCGGGGTCACGCGGCGTGCCAGTGACGTAATCGCGCAGGTAGATGCCTGCGTCGCTGTCCGCGTCCAGAAGCGTCCCATCAGCCAGCCTGCCGGTCCCCAGGATGATGTTGTTCAGGATCGACATGTCATTGCCGTCCGCAACCGCGATGCCGTAGTTGCTGGTTTCCAGGATGGTGTTGTTGCGGGCTTCCTGATATCGCCCGCCACCGTCACCCAGCACGATGCCGCCGCCGGAGTAGCTGGCTGCCGGATTCCAGGCATAGGCCCCTTCGAACAGGTTGTCCTGCACGATGATCCGGTCGGTGTTGGACTTGCCGGTGCTGTCGCTGAGGTTGACGGTGTCCTCGATGTGGGACTCGCGGGGCTTATTCAGCGTCCGGTTGCGTTCGATCCGTGCGCCTGGAATGCCGTTGACGTGGTTGAACTGGCAGAATTGGAGGCGGTAGAAGTCCGCCTGGCCAGTCATGTACCCGCCGTTACCGTCCGAGAGGCGCCCGTTGATGTTGCGCCCGAAGTTCAGACGC
Above is a genomic segment from Deinococcus humi containing:
- a CDS encoding M23 family metallopeptidase — protein: MTSFYPVLNTPTTAYTVQAKCGFMDPLYYASEGSVHPACDFNAVTGGDTDLGDPVHATDTGIVVNIGWDSYIGGMIEIEHGDGSISGYWHCRDIHVKRGEAVQGGDLIGQIGKGGPRSGMKAHLHFYVKRSGVSLPISYWPSTHYKDRRVCEAFVTEHYHHPEEWLKARGAKRRIEDLQALRGNPTRTLVNGQDVTGRIVQFPAQGITVDARTAKTEIYINGLVPGNIPALPLLN
- a CDS encoding DUF3103 family protein is translated as MSLSRTLPVTLTLSLLLAACGQQTTTVDSVVAAPSNQAPTSAQAQTNAALDTFARQLAVSLTEPGVRSLIAEQTALAFDGDTEALYTSLASQSTGTKTFAQALSSGLSAQSLNTLAAQVPKLNIAVRGGKWDHAGVTPWVAVSPEGGDEFAPVVAYDAQGRAHQLDSRKAPAMPVVVVGVNERVDDTGALLPESLPIPVQRTGNLTAQGCYSVKLVRVDLYDDKEPWTRGKAEIYVAVSGPGIGWRGHMRMITEPGDYLDAIQAFGCTDGDVRFYWYEADGGSENHAISVGPWSFGISNDSSDDFLGSTTMRKSLFEGTSVDATPLGDLKQYTH